One window from the genome of Sardina pilchardus chromosome 12, fSarPil1.1, whole genome shotgun sequence encodes:
- the znf513a gene encoding zinc finger protein 513a isoform X1 — protein MTREADWKMPRRKQQNPQPVKLDSEDDIGVETAASLTFESDLILGQDLDFTDPDNDGKSIGLDRYTADLGLPVFSLADEESSSYSRLSMESDTDEPRGERDALTTAAASSSSAANASASTTPSSESAFPSYLACRACGRLSEDPLGTGLDLVGPYCLHCCKAGSLGLREGPGGYRRAAGCPAASRSEAEDGLLDREGLGLVAGDDDGSLLKLHSCHLCGFSSRYANHVKRHMKTHNGEKPYRCPLCTYASAQLVNLQRHLRIHTGEKPYKCQSCAFACSSLGNLKRHQRMHVASGAATITAAVAATPASAAAAAAAAAAAAAAAAAAPPPPSTRGQQQQGEGSRVPGGPRRSAVSGGHSLRRPLRSHRARAEAARTSNNDMVSRNDLAHLPVGGGDGGFLQAFDGPRAEPQQQQHHHHHQHHQRPPDLHSPPPPPPRRPPPPVPPQQPQPPASLPPLLFPFTCRLCGVALDDEDGSSAQICARCTLELLTKDSSGPGERSGGASERVYTCAACPFLTHYPNHLARHMKTHSGEKPYKCPQCDYASAHFDNLKRHHRVHTGEKPYKCHLCEYACGNLANLKRHQRVHSGAKPFQCALCSYSCNQSMNLKRHMLRHTGEKPHKCQECGYTTGHWDNYKRHQKKHGLAADGWVKVQLPGGGEEGEEDEEEEEEEEEMMVEEEEGEVV, from the exons CTGACCTGGGCTTGCCCGTGTTCTCCCTGGCCGACGAGGAAAGCTCCTCCTACAGCCGCCTGAGCATGGAGAGCGACACCGACGAGCCTCGCGGCGAACGCGACGCGctcaccaccgccgccgcctcctcctcctccgccgccaaCGCCTctgcctccaccaccccctcctccgaGTCGGCCTTCCCCTCCTACCTGGCCTGCAGGGCCTGCGGACGGCTGTCGGAGGACCCCTTGGGGACCGGCCTGGACCTGGTGGGGCCCTACTGCCTGCACTGCTGCAAGGCCGGGAGCCTGGGACTGAGGGAGGGGCCCGGGGGTTACCGGAGGGCCGCCGGATGTCCCGCGGCCTCGAGGTCGGAGGCGGAGGACGGGCTGCTGGACAGGGAGGGGCTGGGGTTGGTCGCCGGCGACGACGACGGCTCGCTGCTGAAGCTGCACTCGTGCCACCTGTGCGGCTTCTCGTCGCGCTACGCCAACCACGTCAAGCGGCACATGAAGACGCACAACGGCGAGAAGCCGTACCGCTGCCCGCTGTGCACGTACGCCTCGGCGCAGCTGGTCAACCTGCAGCGGCACCTGCGCATCCACACCGGCGAGAAGCCGTACAAGTGCCAGAGCTGCGCCTTCGCCTGCAGCTCCCTCGGCAACCTCAAGAggcaccagcgcatgcacgTCGCCAGCGGGGCGGCCACGATCACCGCCGCCGTGGCCGCCACACCCGCTtctgccgccgctgccgccgccgccgccgccgctgctgctgctgctgctgctgctgcaccaccaccacccagcactagagggcagcagcagcagggagaGGGGAGCCGAGTCCCTGGCGGCCCACGGAGGAGTGCCGTCAGTGGGGGACACAGTCTGCGGAGGCCCCTTAGGAGCCACAGAGCCAGGGCGGAGGCAGCTAGGACGAGTAATAACG ACATGGTGTCCCGAAATGACTTGGCTCATCTACCTGTGGGTGGAGGCGATGGAGGTTTCCTGCAGGCTTTCGACGGCCCCAGAGCagaaccacagcagcagcagcaccaccaccaccaccagcaccaccagcgcCCCCCCgatctccactctcctcctcctcctcctcctcgtcgtcctcctccgccCGTTCCCCCTCAACAGCCCCAGCCTCCCGCCTCgctgccccctctcctcttccccttcacCTGCCGCCTGTGCGGCGTGGCCCTGGACGACGAGGACGGCTCCTCCGCCCAGATCTGCGCCCGCTGCACCCTGGAGCTCCTCACCAAGGACTCGAGCGGCCCCGGGGAGCGTTCGGGCGGCGCCAGCGAGCGCGTGTACACGTGCGCGGCGTGCCCCTTCCTCACGCACTACCCCAACCACCTGGCGCGGCACATGAAGACGCACAGCGGCGAGAAGCCGTACAAGTGCCCGCAGTGCGACTACGCCTCGGCGCACTTCGACAACCTCAAGCGCCACCACCGCGTGCACACGGGCGAGAAGCCCTACAAGTGCCACCTGTGCGAGTACGCCTGCGGCAACCTGGCCAACCTCAAGCGGCACCAGCGGGTGCACTCGGGCGCCAAGCCCTTCCAGTGCGCGCTGTGCAGCTACAGCTGCAACCAGAGCATGAACCTCAAGCGCCACATGCTGCGGCACACCGGCGAGAAGCCGCACAAGTGCCAGGAGTGCGGCTACACCACGGGCCACTGGGACAACTACAAGCGGCACCAGAAGAAGCACGGCCTGGCCGCCGACGGATGGGTCAAGGTGCAGCTGCCCGGCGGGGGCGAGGAaggcgaggaggacgaggaggaggaagaggaggaggaggagatgatggtcgaggaggaggaaggggaggtggTGTAG
- the znf513a gene encoding zinc finger protein 513a isoform X2: MESDTDEPRGERDALTTAAASSSSAANASASTTPSSESAFPSYLACRACGRLSEDPLGTGLDLVGPYCLHCCKAGSLGLREGPGGYRRAAGCPAASRSEAEDGLLDREGLGLVAGDDDGSLLKLHSCHLCGFSSRYANHVKRHMKTHNGEKPYRCPLCTYASAQLVNLQRHLRIHTGEKPYKCQSCAFACSSLGNLKRHQRMHVASGAATITAAVAATPASAAAAAAAAAAAAAAAAAAPPPPSTRGQQQQGEGSRVPGGPRRSAVSGGHSLRRPLRSHRARAEAARTSNNDMVSRNDLAHLPVGGGDGGFLQAFDGPRAEPQQQQHHHHHQHHQRPPDLHSPPPPPPRRPPPPVPPQQPQPPASLPPLLFPFTCRLCGVALDDEDGSSAQICARCTLELLTKDSSGPGERSGGASERVYTCAACPFLTHYPNHLARHMKTHSGEKPYKCPQCDYASAHFDNLKRHHRVHTGEKPYKCHLCEYACGNLANLKRHQRVHSGAKPFQCALCSYSCNQSMNLKRHMLRHTGEKPHKCQECGYTTGHWDNYKRHQKKHGLAADGWVKVQLPGGGEEGEEDEEEEEEEEEMMVEEEEGEVV; encoded by the exons ATGGAGAGCGACACCGACGAGCCTCGCGGCGAACGCGACGCGctcaccaccgccgccgcctcctcctcctccgccgccaaCGCCTctgcctccaccaccccctcctccgaGTCGGCCTTCCCCTCCTACCTGGCCTGCAGGGCCTGCGGACGGCTGTCGGAGGACCCCTTGGGGACCGGCCTGGACCTGGTGGGGCCCTACTGCCTGCACTGCTGCAAGGCCGGGAGCCTGGGACTGAGGGAGGGGCCCGGGGGTTACCGGAGGGCCGCCGGATGTCCCGCGGCCTCGAGGTCGGAGGCGGAGGACGGGCTGCTGGACAGGGAGGGGCTGGGGTTGGTCGCCGGCGACGACGACGGCTCGCTGCTGAAGCTGCACTCGTGCCACCTGTGCGGCTTCTCGTCGCGCTACGCCAACCACGTCAAGCGGCACATGAAGACGCACAACGGCGAGAAGCCGTACCGCTGCCCGCTGTGCACGTACGCCTCGGCGCAGCTGGTCAACCTGCAGCGGCACCTGCGCATCCACACCGGCGAGAAGCCGTACAAGTGCCAGAGCTGCGCCTTCGCCTGCAGCTCCCTCGGCAACCTCAAGAggcaccagcgcatgcacgTCGCCAGCGGGGCGGCCACGATCACCGCCGCCGTGGCCGCCACACCCGCTtctgccgccgctgccgccgccgccgccgccgctgctgctgctgctgctgctgctgcaccaccaccacccagcactagagggcagcagcagcagggagaGGGGAGCCGAGTCCCTGGCGGCCCACGGAGGAGTGCCGTCAGTGGGGGACACAGTCTGCGGAGGCCCCTTAGGAGCCACAGAGCCAGGGCGGAGGCAGCTAGGACGAGTAATAACG ACATGGTGTCCCGAAATGACTTGGCTCATCTACCTGTGGGTGGAGGCGATGGAGGTTTCCTGCAGGCTTTCGACGGCCCCAGAGCagaaccacagcagcagcagcaccaccaccaccaccagcaccaccagcgcCCCCCCgatctccactctcctcctcctcctcctcctcgtcgtcctcctccgccCGTTCCCCCTCAACAGCCCCAGCCTCCCGCCTCgctgccccctctcctcttccccttcacCTGCCGCCTGTGCGGCGTGGCCCTGGACGACGAGGACGGCTCCTCCGCCCAGATCTGCGCCCGCTGCACCCTGGAGCTCCTCACCAAGGACTCGAGCGGCCCCGGGGAGCGTTCGGGCGGCGCCAGCGAGCGCGTGTACACGTGCGCGGCGTGCCCCTTCCTCACGCACTACCCCAACCACCTGGCGCGGCACATGAAGACGCACAGCGGCGAGAAGCCGTACAAGTGCCCGCAGTGCGACTACGCCTCGGCGCACTTCGACAACCTCAAGCGCCACCACCGCGTGCACACGGGCGAGAAGCCCTACAAGTGCCACCTGTGCGAGTACGCCTGCGGCAACCTGGCCAACCTCAAGCGGCACCAGCGGGTGCACTCGGGCGCCAAGCCCTTCCAGTGCGCGCTGTGCAGCTACAGCTGCAACCAGAGCATGAACCTCAAGCGCCACATGCTGCGGCACACCGGCGAGAAGCCGCACAAGTGCCAGGAGTGCGGCTACACCACGGGCCACTGGGACAACTACAAGCGGCACCAGAAGAAGCACGGCCTGGCCGCCGACGGATGGGTCAAGGTGCAGCTGCCCGGCGGGGGCGAGGAaggcgaggaggacgaggaggaggaagaggaggaggaggagatgatggtcgaggaggaggaaggggaggtggTGTAG